TAACGAACATAACTCAGCATACTCCACAGAGTTTTCTAGTGGGTTCCTTTGTAATTGCTTCTTCCAGACTTCCTGCTCCCCCATCTCCCAGCAACCATTTACCTGctgtcactatagattagtttgcattttatgTAGTTCAATATAAATGACAGTTCCAATAGCATTTAGATAAAGAACTATTTGTATTGTAATTTTTCTCTAATAGATAAAATACAGACCTATGTTTGTGacactgattttattttagtttagaaCAGCCTTTCTCAATTAGCTTTAAGTTGTGTGCACTGAAGCAGTATTTCTCAGAAATTAACTTGCCTCAGAATCACTTGGAGTTATCTGGTAAACCACCCAAGAGGTTCTAATTCAGTGGATCTGGAATGAGGctaagaattttcatttcttacaAGTTCCCACGTGATACTGATGCTGCTGTTTGAAGAAACCTGTATGAGACACATTACGTTAAGAAATTTGTTGCTGATAATAAATTAACTTTCCTAAGCATCTGAGATGGTACTATTTATATAACCATTCTTAGGGAAATTGAGACAATACttaattttctcccttctcttatTAAAATGGGGAACCCAGTTGAAAAAGACTGGTTTGGAATTATCTAATGTGTGGTGAAAATGGATATGTTGTTTAATAATCTTCTACATTTAAAACAGTTCACTATTATGTTATTTCACTAttgtattcataaatattttttatagtaACTGGTCAAATAATTTTTCAACAGAAATGCTCACAATCCTTTCTGGTTAGGTAGGCAGCATTTTCTagataaatatttgctttataaacaTTTAGAAGCATGAATATTAAGccaaaagctttcttttttcagaaatgttatggagtgatttattttctttctcttcatttaaaatttttcgtTGTAGCTgctaagttacaggtgtacaatatagtgatttgcaGGTTTTAAAGGTTGTACTCCGtttgtagttattataaaatattggctgtatttctGTTgagtgcttagttgtgtccaacactttgcgaccccatggactttagcctttgccaggctcctctgtcgtggaatttgttgtacagtagatccatgtagcttattttatacttaataattTGTACTCCTTAcatccctggacttccctggtggctcagatgatcaaGTATcgtgcagtgcgggagacccaggtttaatcctggggtcaggaagagaccctggagaagggaatggctactcattccagtattcctgcctggagaatgccatggacagaggagcctaatgggctcacagagagtcagacacagctgagaaacTAACACTAACCATCCCTACCCTACActgtccctcccttctcctctctcccactGCTGACCactggtttttatttgtttgttatagtcactagtttgttttattttttagattacacattaAAGTGCTACTATATATTGTTTTTCTGACATACACTTaggcataatgccctccaagtaattttatatttttttgaaagTAAAGGATATCTGCTTGATGGTATCTTGTTTTTAGAGTTACACAGAAAGGAAGTTACTTTGTCACTTTAATAATGTCTAGAGAAATGGATAGAAAGTTAAGTCAGTAGATAAAGCTGACCAGAATATTGGCAACAATAACATGgcggtgggtgggtggggtggagcTAACCTGATTAAAGGCAATTTAAGGTATCTTAAGAAACAGAAAGAtttacttgttttaaaatatatatatatatgtatattatatatatattgttttaatatatatagtaGGCAGATATATAAATTTCTAAGACTTAATTATATGACTgagataaaaatcttttttagctCCAGtacttttcatatttattcagaaaacatctactttgtcATGCAACTGTTTTCGACCGGGATGTCTTCCTGTTGTGAATTTCAGGGCAGCAGCAATGACTCTGCGCACGGTATTGTTGTCATTACAAGCACTGCTGGCAGCTGCAGAACCGGATGATCCCCAAGATGCAGTCGTAGCAAATCAGGTGAGAGCGTTACTTTTGAAAGACTTCCTTATCTATGAGTCTTTGGTGGTTTGCAGTGTTAGAACATAAGCATATGTCTATTGAAACTAAATCTAGAAATGGTTTCCTTTCTTGCTGTGAgattattatattacatataatagtgAAAACCtaatttagtgattttttttaaacaaagtagtTTAACTGGGTGTATTAAATAAACCCAGTACAGCCAGTTGCTTTTTTCGAATATATTGTGCCATTTTCAAGAATTACACAGTGAACACCCATTTATCTGCCTACTGTCTTGATTCTGTGATTAACGTTTTACTTCATGTGTGTGTCCATTTGTCTTTTAATTCAGTGATGATCTTTCCCTGATGATACTGTTAATCAGCTCCAGCTGTGGCACTGAAATGGCATGGTGAAGGTCATCACGGACTTTGTAGTTGCCAAatggaataaatatttttcagttctgatCTTTGATTTCCAAGGCAGAGGTTAGCAAATTACAGCCAGACtggctgtttttgtaaataatgttttattggaACACCCCCATTTGTTTACAGCTACAAGTGGCAGAATTGAATAATTATGACAGAGACCACATGGTCTGAAAGCCTGAATAATTATTATGAGAGTTTGCCAGCTCCTACTCTAAACCATTAGGATTTATTGAGccttgtagggtttttttttaagccagaagttttttcatctcttgacttctcttcctacctttgtAGTTGTGGTTGTTCTCTCTTAGTTCCTACCGTTACTCCCTCACCCTCCTTGTTTTTGGCCATGTTGCCCGCCCTCTaaaatcttagttcctcaaccaggaatggaacccttgcccctgcagtggaagtgtggagtcctacttactgggctgccagggaattccctctcctCCCTTTTAAATACACTTCCTCAGTTCTTATCACATCCTTTCTTTTACTTTCCATTTTATACTCTCATTTGGATGATCATATCCACACTGATGTTGCCACCTGTATGTTGGTAACAATATTCAGGCTTGACCTTTCTCCTAAACCCAAAAACCTGTTTGGAACCAGAGCTCTATATGAATATCCCATGGGTACCTTAGTACAACATTCCATAACTAAAGGCAGACTCTTAAACCTTGTGAACCTGTCCATCCTTCTATAAACAGCTTGTTTATATATCCAAGTCACAGATACGGAGtacttctctctgtctccttttctctAATATCTTAATATCTCTATCATAAtacttctctaactgctttagttCGCAtgtttaaaaattctcatttgaCTGCTCTGATGGAATTTCCTACCTCAACCTCTTCTCTTTACCTTCTACACTGATAGCAGTTAGCTTTATAAAAGCTCAAATCCTGtttaattttactattaaaaatcTGTTAATAGCTCTCCTGTCACCTACTTGGTAAGTCCAAATTGTTTAGTTTGAAACGTTCCTCCATGATTTGAACTATCTCCTAAATTCTTACTGTTCTCAAACTCAGGCTATTCAAGATTATCATTCCTACATGTCATTTCACCCAATCTGTCATGTTTCCTACCTAAGAAAACTTTCCCTCTTACaagcttcttcctttcctttgaaaAACTGTTCACtccttattttatgtatattgttAATATGTCCTACTATTATTTGCCGTAGAGTGCTTAGAATTATGATTTAACATGTTATATATGTCCTATTGATTTCAATTTTGATAGAAGCATGGTTTGAGCCTCAACTTTGATTTCCTGTTGAGTTCTGAGCCTCAAAGTTAGAGATTGGACTCAGTTTTCTTTTGACTCTGTTGGGTCGTCTGACTTATTTCCTTGTTAATAATGGTAGAAACTAGATGTATTattttagtgtatagaaatactcAATGTGTATAAAACATCTTAAATATTAAagtgaatttaatattttaaatttttataatttgctttATTAAGTAATCGTAGTCTCAGAATACTTGAGAATAAATTTACCTCTTCCAATGCATATGAAGactcttacattttaaaaagtgttctgtTGTGAGTTCATAATCATCTCAAAACACGTGCTGTAAGTTAGGACTGCACATGGGGTTTCCTTAAATCACTACAGTAATGCAGCTCTAACAAAACAGCCAAATCTCCTTGTATTCTAGCCCGGGCTGTGATTAATACAAAAATTGGTCACATTTATTAGTTACTGTTCACTTAATTTTAGAAGCTAGTAATTCTGTTTATCTGTGTAATGTTTGCCACTTCACGATGATTAGAGGCATTTCTAATAAGTCCATTTAGTGTTAGTTTTCTACTACTTCGTTGAAATTGGAGATTAAAattgataaatattatatatctttgtttttctttcatcagtgcaaCTTGTGAATTGCAGGTTCATGTTAAACAGTCTTTTCTTCAGTGACATAGTTTGTTTGCTATggaaagtgaatcagtcacattTTAACAATCTAATCTACGTTTATTTAGAAAAAACAGGTTTTTAAGCAATTAAGAGATGAGTTCCTATTTTGAATACTATAACTGCATTGTCATATCAATCAATTTTTCCCCCATGTAGTACAAACAAAATCCTGAAATGTTCAAACAGACAGCTCGACTTTGGGCACATGTGTATGCTGGAGCACCAGTTTCTAGTCCAGAGTAcaccaaaaaaatagaaaacctatGTGCTATGGGCTTTGATAGGGTAAGTACATAAAGGcatgttgatttttatttatttgttaaattattGTTGCAAATCCTTGACTGACAAAAGTGGTTCAGCAGTACTCTAAATCTAATTTTGATAAGCAAACTTTGTTATTAaaactagtgatttttttttaactttggttgGTTAcagtcatttatattttattttgaaaaataattttattgatttatttttggctgtgctgggtcgtcaCTGTTGCTCGGGCTTTTTCTGTAGCTGTAGCGAGCTAGTGTGACATGCAGGCTTCTTACCGtgacggcttctcttgttgcggcacGGGGCTGAGTCGTCGTGACTCCTGGCttgtagagcacaggttcagaaatggtggcacatgggctgagttgcttcgctgcatgtgggatcttcccagaccaggaatcaaacctgtgtcttctgcattggcaggcggattctttacttctgagccaccaaagaagctctAGTCTTTGGTTTTAGAGTTTTTTAATGCACTACAAGTGCAAggtaacttaaaaatgaaaaaacaaggtGTGGTTTCTTTAAAGACAGTGAGTCAtagggtatttttattttttatttattttttttgatacggtatttttaaaatatttccttgagATTTTATTTTGTCCCCTTTTCTTTTCTACAGAATGCGGTAATAGTGGCCTTGTCTTCAAAATCATGGGATGTAGAGACTGCAACAGAATTGCTTCTGAGTAACTGAAACATAAAGAGAGATGCTGATATAGTCAAGCTCGCCCCTTCTTGGAGGAGCATCAACATCTGTTATTTTTAGGATTCTGCATAGATTCTTTTAAACTGGCATTCTTGCCTAATGATGTTATCTAGGCACCATTGGAGACTGAAAAAATCCCTGCTCTGTAAATAAAGCTAATTAAACGTCTGTGTAAATTTAAAAAGGggaaatactttaatttttttcttacttaatagTGTAAAAATTCTTTTGAGCTAAGCTAAAACCATGGAAAAAACATGCTACTTTAGTGTTTAGCAGTATACCAAGACTAGCAAGAGTTTGCTTCAGGATTTTGTTGAATAATTAAGATAATATTTTGAGTGTGTCAGGGCCATTCACATTGTTGGTGTTGCATCACAGCTACCTTAACTGTTTTTAACATGGATCCTCTGTGCCTGTGAATTTACTTGCATGCTTGTACTTGACTTCTTAGGATGGGTAGCTGAAAAGACCACCATTTTAAGCATTTGAGAATTCTTCAATATGAGATTTATCCAGAAATGAAGATGGTGACCTAGTCAGAGCCTTTTTTGTCCTTGTCAGCAGACTGGGACAACTTAtctgttttttcccctctttccacACACAGCTAATATTCTaatattaaatttctttatatttggTGGGGAAATGTGCTGAAGGACAGTATCCCTTGCTCCATTTTAGGTCATCCATTTGGAATGTTTTGTCACAGTTCTCCACTCTTAAAACTTTCCTATTACTTATATaggaatatatacaatatatatacaataataatattgtaaaaatggAGCTgccaattttgttttgttttttttgtaaaAACAGTAAATACTTGATGTTGCAGTATTCCCAGATTAAATGAAAAGAACCCAGCTTAATTTTTCGGTGAATTTAAcgtcttttgatttttaaactgaTAGAATTTTTCTTTGAGAACTTGCAAGGACGAAATCAACTGTTTGCAGTTTTTTTAGCCTGATTTTGGCTTTATAGAGATTGCTTGCACTTTCCCCTATTAACACATGAAAGCTGTGTTGGTGTTTTACTGTACATACTTCAGATGCACATAGGAATAGAAGTGTGTTATAAATCTAGCTTTCTTTATGATGTTTCTGATAATATGAGAATTGAAAACTTTACCTTCTCTTGTACATAGTCAGACTTTCTATACGTATTAAAGTTACACTTCACTCTAAGTTCAAAGTTTGAAAATTATTAGTTTTGCAAGCTCTAACACTAATGTGAACATTTTATGAAGGGTGAAATGGATTTGTGTAGGCAGTTCTATACATAGAAACACAGTTCTTATTAAATATTCAGGACCAatgcaaaaataacaaaaatgtaatGGAATCTGAATGAATTAAAGTAAGGCTGTATATGGAAAGTCATATTATGAAAGGTTTGCTTTCTTCAAGTGTTATTTATCCTAAATTATAATGGTTAAGTGTTTGGAAAATAGTTTTGAACCATAAATTCAGCATAATTTCATTTGACTTCTCAGTAATCTTAGAAGCAATAAAAAGAAccattattaaatatattgtaaTGTTAAGATGTGAAGGTTCTTCCAGAAACTTGTAAGGCTTTCTAATCAGTAGTGAAACTCTTGTAGTTGATTATTGCATACTAAACACAAGTTGCtgttttttcccctgtgtttGCCTAAGTATAAATTTCTTTATACAATCACCTCCTTTAATTGTAATTTAGTTACTTTCTAAAGAtgccaaaggaaaaaagattttctttatttattttaaatagctaaaaccatgtacttttctttatattttgaggTAAGGTTGGAATTGTGTGAAAATGTGGACAGTTTTGTTCCATCGTtgtttagaattaatttttttgtttagtgGAGGGTGGCTTGGTAATGTTAgtaatatttgcattattttaaatatcaaacaCCTCTACCCAGTTTACTATTTGCCTGTATTATCAGGGTATATTTAATTGTCCTGTGGTTTGACAAATGAGAGAGAGAACTCAGAAGTTACCAAGGGTCAAGCTTTGTATACTTTGCTCTTGGAGGCAGCTGTAACTTGCCTGACTCTTATGTGCACATTAGCCCCTTAGGGTATACTCCTCTAACTGCAGTTCAACATCCCCAGTGCCCAGGAAATGGGAAACTACAATATTTGGTTTGAGAGGTTCTCCATAAtggattttcatttcaaaaatttacctcatttacatttaatgtgattatCTGTTTTCTGGTACATTTCCCACTATCGCCTTCTTactgggtgttttgttttgtttttttcctattttctacaGGTAGATTTATTTCCCCAAACATAGAAATAAAGGcagttgctttttttctcttgtcttaTGTATGTTTAGAGAAAGAGCAGTAAAAGCGCAGGTCTAGGGAAAGCATACCCTGTtggaaattatttatataattctcAGTGGTTTGTGATTTGTTAGTTGTAAAGGCTTCAAAAATTGTAGTTAAATGTATGTGTAGTTTTATCCCATCTGGGCAGACAGTTTGCTACATACAAGTCACTGAAACTCAAATAGTCTTCTGTGATGATCAGGTCTGTTTCCTGAGTGTGTGTCtggcttttaaaaagaacaaacaattAGTTGTGTTAGTGTATCAGTACAGACTGAATAAGTAGCAGTTTGTGATCCAAATAAGTATATGGTAAGGTATATAAATATTTGAGGAACTTGGTACTAAATTAGATGCTCCGTGCTGGCTCCCCCAAATGTTTGGAATTGTGGCTGTGATTTACATAAACACATAATGCAttcaagtatatatatgtgtatttatatcctGACCATTTTGCTTTTGAGAAGCATTTTCTATGAAATGGAAgacaggtttttttccttttttgggggaAGTGTTTCACATTTGTGATTGCTGATAGTGCATAAAACTATGCAACATAATTTTAAAGTATGAGAAAGAATTGGCAGATAAAGTGCATATTGCTTATTTATGCCGTACAGAATGCAGCATGTTGTGTTACTGCTGCTTAACAAGTTTATCAGTGTGAAAAGCAATTCTTAGCTCTAAGTGTATGCCTGATTTGAGCTTTTAAAACTCTGCAATAGGGGTGTAATAATGTGTCCACGATCCTTGTTAGTATCACAGGAAACagaagctttgtttttttttttgtttttgttttagagatAGATTTGGGCATGGGACGGTTGGAGCCATGTATACTTTCTTGTACATAGATGGAAACAAGTGTTTGGATAGGAAAGAGGAAACTGTTTACAGTTGACTTTATTTCATGGATTTTTACAAAATAATGTATGAATCACTTTTTTCTTGTACAAACCATTGATTTtgaaaatttgcatttccatTCTTTTAGTactagttaaaaataaatgcttaacaTCAGCTGTTTACTATCACTGGGGAAGAAGTTGACttgaaatatttactgataaaGAGCCTTTTCTTCAAGTGTGACTTTTCTGCCTTGTCTGCATACTATGTCACATGTTCTATTTGCACTGTTGCAATATGGGTCAAAAATCTTGTGGCATAGAGCTAGGGAAATGTCAGTATCTCACTTGTCCCATTTGTTCTGTTACTGTTGTGTTGGACTGATCTACCCTCATAAACCTGTGATCATCACCTAAATGTTAAGTTGTGAATGTGTCGCCTTTTGCTTGGTTATTCCAACCAGGCattgaatatatatgtaaatgtatatattcaGTGCTGCTTATATAGTGAGATGAGGCACAGTTTATCAGTTTGGTCCTGGGGGTGAGTGGCTTCAGAAATCATTTGGACTGTGCTGTTAAATGACCCTCGTGTGCTTGCTGTTACCTGCTTTTTACAGACATCGTAATAAAAGCTAGACTATTTCTTTGGGGGGAAAGAGACTTATTTAATGTAACTTAAAGACTTTTCCAATAGAAAATGGAATACTATtgaaaataatatctattttttagCTTTCAGCAGTTGATGGTGCTTTGTTGTGGTGTCGGCTGGAAGTCTACTGCCATTATAGGGATACTCATTAAGCTCTCCAAGAAAGAATCTCGCTTGTTAGCTTCTCTAGATCTCTATTCTAAGCAATCTGTTAGTGATGATAAACTCTATAGGAGGATCTATTTCTGAGCCGTTAACTTCCTGTAAGGGGAAAATGGGTGTGTTGCCAGAAAGACCATTGAAGCAGGGTGGGCCAGGGGTGGAGGGCTGGGTATTTGTCTTGAGAATTAAAAACTACGAAACACTTTTGTacacaactgattttttaaaaaataaacacatttttaaagatgttgaattttttccccccttactgggaattcttaaaaataaatgcatgcgTGTTTTCCCCTGAAAACGG
This genomic window from Muntiacus reevesi chromosome 16, mMunRee1.1, whole genome shotgun sequence contains:
- the UBE2K gene encoding ubiquitin-conjugating enzyme E2 K isoform X1, which translates into the protein MANIAVQRIKREFKEVLKSEETSKNQIKVDLVDENFTELRGEIAGPPDTPYEGGRYQLEIKIPETYPFNPPKVRFITKIWHPNISSVTGAICLDILKDQWAAAMTLRTVLLSLQALLAAAEPDDPQDAVVANQYKQNPEMFKQTARLWAHVYAGAPVSSPEYTKKIENLCAMGFDRNAVIVALSSKSWDVETATELLLSN
- the UBE2K gene encoding ubiquitin-conjugating enzyme E2 K isoform X2, with the protein product MTLRTVLLSLQALLAAAEPDDPQDAVVANQYKQNPEMFKQTARLWAHVYAGAPVSSPEYTKKIENLCAMGFDRNAVIVALSSKSWDVETATELLLSN